One Tolypothrix bouteillei VB521301 DNA window includes the following coding sequences:
- a CDS encoding N-acetylmuramoyl-L-alanine amidase — protein MKINWLLPGAIATSALFVASSPAQAAKLQSWRYDVNQNRLEFRTEGPVQPQAQLVFNPTRLVIDLPGVELGRRQLVQQVNGAIRLIRIGQLDEHTTRLVVELSPGYTLDPKQVKFEGRTPSSWFVQLPTPEAEQGVPSSLNVYSVVKPNPNTVQRQESNANVYSEPIPSTNVAPLARRTIISSRANNSNLADGIAQIENLRVTGDGLFVRTSGSVPKVKMFRSKDKSAINIDISSAALSSDFAMRDVTVNKHGVRHVEFTELRTEPPGVRMTLWVEKDGPDWGTNVNSNGSLVILPNSNGVRVLENNGRGGEDSNSNRYSDNNFRNNDDSNPSRYSDNNPRSYERANDSLSTIESIELGSAGAQLFIKADGTLASIDSNWERSSGFFRITIPNARLATPVQGPNLDASSPILRIRLQQKDSRTVVVYVQPAPGVRIGQLNQLTERVLSVQLQRTRSITSPFSLPPLARPSYPQPMSNGPMTINPNYGTQPQARRRAPNGRVVIVVDPGHGGKDSGAPGLGGLLEKNVVLPISQRVASVLEQNGVQVVLTRNSDYFVELQGRVDIADRSNADLFVSVHSNSIDGRPDVNGLETYYYDSGYDLARVVHNTILESIPSLKNRGVRKARFYVLRKSSMPSILVETGYMTGVEDNPRLGSSEYQNRMADAIAQGILRYLRQR, from the coding sequence GTGAAAATCAACTGGCTGTTACCTGGTGCTATTGCAACAAGTGCTTTGTTCGTAGCTTCGTCGCCAGCGCAAGCAGCAAAACTGCAATCCTGGCGATATGATGTCAATCAAAACCGATTGGAGTTCCGTACTGAAGGACCTGTTCAACCCCAGGCGCAACTCGTCTTTAACCCCACTCGCCTGGTGATCGATTTGCCTGGTGTAGAATTGGGACGCCGACAGCTCGTACAGCAAGTCAATGGTGCTATTCGCCTTATCCGTATAGGACAATTAGACGAACACACAACTCGCCTTGTTGTAGAACTCAGTCCGGGTTATACCCTTGACCCAAAGCAAGTGAAATTTGAGGGGAGAACTCCCAGTAGTTGGTTCGTACAATTACCGACGCCAGAAGCCGAACAAGGAGTTCCTTCTTCATTAAATGTGTATAGTGTTGTCAAGCCTAACCCCAACACAGTACAAAGACAGGAATCAAATGCTAATGTCTACAGCGAACCTATCCCCAGTACGAACGTCGCGCCACTTGCAAGACGAACAATTATTAGCAGTCGTGCTAATAACAGCAATCTTGCTGATGGTATCGCTCAAATTGAGAACTTACGTGTTACGGGCGATGGGTTGTTTGTCCGTACCAGTGGTAGCGTTCCCAAGGTGAAGATGTTCCGCAGCAAGGACAAGAGTGCTATTAATATTGATATTTCTAGCGCTGCTTTATCATCGGATTTTGCAATGCGGGATGTAACTGTTAACAAACACGGTGTTAGACACGTAGAATTTACCGAACTTAGAACTGAGCCACCAGGTGTCCGGATGACGTTATGGGTAGAGAAAGATGGTCCGGACTGGGGTACAAACGTTAACTCTAATGGAAGTTTGGTAATTTTGCCAAACAGTAATGGCGTGAGAGTACTAGAGAACAACGGTAGGGGTGGTGAAGATAGCAACTCAAATCGTTACTCAGACAATAACTTTAGGAACAATGATGATAGCAACCCCAGTCGTTACTCAGACAATAACCCACGTTCTTACGAAAGAGCCAACGACTCACTTTCTACAATTGAATCTATAGAATTAGGTAGTGCTGGCGCACAACTATTTATTAAAGCTGATGGTACTTTAGCTTCTATTGATAGTAACTGGGAAAGATCTTCGGGTTTTTTCCGAATCACGATACCTAATGCTAGATTAGCAACTCCAGTTCAAGGTCCAAATTTGGACGCAAGCAGTCCCATTCTCCGCATCCGACTGCAACAGAAAGATTCCCGTACAGTTGTTGTATACGTTCAACCAGCACCCGGAGTGCGAATTGGACAACTCAATCAACTGACAGAACGAGTTTTGTCCGTACAATTACAGCGTACTCGTTCAATAACTTCTCCCTTTTCTTTGCCTCCTTTAGCAAGACCATCGTATCCACAACCCATGTCTAATGGACCGATGACAATTAATCCAAATTACGGTACACAACCACAAGCACGACGAAGAGCACCCAATGGGCGCGTTGTGATTGTTGTTGACCCAGGACATGGTGGTAAAGATTCTGGTGCTCCCGGTCTTGGCGGATTGCTGGAAAAGAACGTGGTTCTACCTATCAGCCAAAGGGTAGCATCGGTTCTGGAGCAAAACGGGGTACAGGTTGTACTGACGCGCAATTCTGACTACTTTGTGGAACTTCAAGGACGGGTAGACATAGCAGATAGATCTAATGCCGATTTATTTGTTAGCGTTCACTCCAATTCTATTGACGGTCGTCCTGATGTTAATGGTTTAGAAACGTATTACTATGACAGCGGTTACGATCTCGCTCGTGTCGTCCATAATACTATTCTTGAAAGCATTCCAAGCCTTAAAAACAGAGGAGTACGGAAAGCTCGATTTTATGTTTTGAGAAAAAGTTCTATGCCTTCGATTTTAGTGGAAACTGGTTATATGACTGGTGTAGAGGATAATCCCAGGTTGGGAAGTTCCGAATACCAAAATCGCATGGCGGATGCGATCGCTCAAGGTATACTTCGGTACTTGCGACAAAGATAG
- a CDS encoding single-stranded DNA-binding protein → MSVNVVTLVGRAGMDPKLTCFETGKMKCQFSLAVRRPTSRSDEPDWFNLELWGNEARVATDYVKKGSLIAVKGSLRLDSWVDQNGNKRTSPIIRVDRLELLGSKKDVETDGIDSNPDSFG, encoded by the coding sequence ATGAGCGTTAATGTTGTCACTTTAGTGGGTCGCGCTGGTATGGACCCCAAGCTGACTTGTTTCGAGACTGGGAAAATGAAGTGTCAATTTTCTCTAGCCGTCAGACGCCCCACCAGTAGAAGTGATGAACCCGATTGGTTCAACTTAGAACTTTGGGGAAACGAAGCACGAGTTGCCACCGATTATGTGAAAAAGGGTAGTTTAATTGCCGTTAAAGGTTCTCTCAGATTAGATTCTTGGGTTGACCAAAACGGCAACAAACGAACCTCACCCATCATCCGTGTGGACAGGCTAGAGTTACTCGGTTCCAAGAAAGATGTAGAAACTGACGGGATAGATAGCAATCCCGATAGTTTTGGCTAA
- a CDS encoding cation:proton antiporter, with the protein MQLSLTTFSFPLPLLATATEAADSSMVLAAVLLSLVVIYLASKVGGELSNRIGLPPVLGELVAGVVVGVSGLHLLVFPEGGANSSGSLIMTFLQTTAGLNPDAVDAVFAAQSEVLTILSELGVIVLLFEIGLESNIKDLMAVGIQATVVAFVGVVLPFAAGTAGLMALFNIPVVAAIFAGAALTATSIGITSKVLSELGRLNSKEGQIILGAAVIDDVLGIIVLAVVASLAKEGMVDLGKVVYLLISATSFLVGSIVLGKVFSNTFVAIAKKLKTRGELVIPAFTFSYVMAYLAAVIQLEAILGSFAAGLVLDETDERVQLQKQVIPVADLLVPIFFVTVGARTDLGVLNPAIPANREGLVMAIFLITVAILGKVATGLSVFGIPQINRLAIGVGMIPRGEVGLVFLGIGSSTGVLSKPLEAAIIMMVILTTFLAPPLLRFVFPEPTHTTADTENLIFDGSGSNSLVIGSSDAKVSSPDERE; encoded by the coding sequence ATGCAGTTAAGCCTAACAACCTTCTCATTCCCATTACCTCTGTTAGCAACGGCAACAGAAGCAGCAGATAGTTCAATGGTTCTAGCAGCCGTGCTGCTCAGTTTAGTTGTTATCTATCTTGCCAGTAAAGTTGGTGGAGAATTATCCAACCGCATAGGTTTACCCCCTGTCTTGGGTGAACTTGTGGCTGGCGTAGTCGTTGGTGTTTCAGGGCTACATCTTTTGGTGTTTCCTGAAGGGGGAGCAAACAGTTCTGGCTCTCTCATTATGACTTTCCTCCAAACCACCGCTGGTCTGAATCCAGATGCAGTTGATGCTGTGTTTGCAGCACAGTCTGAAGTTCTGACCATACTCTCAGAATTAGGTGTTATTGTTCTTCTGTTTGAAATTGGCTTGGAGTCGAACATCAAAGATTTGATGGCTGTTGGGATACAAGCTACTGTTGTTGCATTTGTGGGGGTAGTTTTACCCTTTGCTGCTGGTACAGCAGGATTAATGGCTTTGTTTAATATCCCAGTTGTAGCAGCAATTTTTGCTGGGGCGGCTCTCACGGCTACCAGTATAGGTATCACTTCTAAAGTCTTGTCAGAATTGGGACGTCTCAATTCAAAAGAAGGACAAATAATTTTGGGTGCTGCTGTTATTGATGACGTCTTGGGAATTATTGTTCTGGCAGTGGTCGCAAGCCTTGCTAAAGAAGGCATGGTGGATTTAGGCAAAGTTGTTTACTTGCTGATTAGCGCTACCTCTTTCCTTGTAGGATCGATTGTCCTGGGTAAAGTTTTTAGTAACACTTTTGTCGCGATCGCTAAAAAGTTAAAAACTCGTGGTGAATTAGTTATACCGGCATTCACCTTTTCCTATGTGATGGCATACCTTGCGGCTGTTATACAGCTAGAAGCCATCTTAGGTTCTTTTGCAGCTGGATTGGTTTTAGATGAGACCGACGAGCGCGTCCAACTGCAAAAACAAGTCATACCTGTTGCTGACTTATTAGTCCCTATTTTCTTTGTCACCGTTGGCGCAAGAACCGATTTGGGAGTGCTAAACCCAGCTATTCCTGCCAATCGCGAGGGCTTAGTCATGGCAATTTTCCTGATTACTGTTGCAATTCTTGGGAAAGTAGCCACGGGATTAAGTGTTTTTGGAATCCCTCAAATCAATCGTTTGGCAATTGGTGTTGGAATGATCCCTAGAGGTGAGGTAGGATTGGTTTTTCTTGGTATTGGCTCCTCTACCGGAGTTCTCTCCAAACCTTTAGAGGCAGCAATTATTATGATGGTTATTCTGACAACCTTTTTAGCCCCACCTCTGTTAAGATTTGTATTTCCAGAACCAACTCATACAACAGCCGACACAGAAAATTTAATTTTTGACGGTTCTGGTAGCAATTCTCTTGTAATTGGATCATCAGATGCTAAAGTTTCTTCTCCAGATGAAAGGGAGTAG
- a CDS encoding N-acetylmuramoyl-L-alanine amidase — MKMHWLLPGTFVTTSLCMLAAPAEAAKLQSWRFDANQNRLEINTEGAVQPQAQLVFNPTRLVIDLPGIEFGRPQLTQSVGGAVRSVRIGQFDKAITRVVVELSPGYTLDPKQVKFEGKTASRWIVQLPTPQTEQIGTSNESEEVKIAASRNVSPPRNASSVNNVYSVVTVDAQENKPEFSKQVVTIPEATTQIQSLQVTGDGLFVRTNGEIPKFQIIRSRDRSTIFVDIPSATLASNFSQQDSKANQYGINRIEFNQLRTTRPTVRLTLRVDRDSPDWRVTTNNVGSSSGLVLLPNRFATNSSRENNSSNLTSPRESQSIPLPALSSNDSIATIQSVDVVGTQLLIRGDRTLSSASTGWDRSSGFYRITIPNAKLAPSVKGPSFSASSPILRVRLQQQDQRTVVVLVQPASGVQFGQIDRSNDRQLSLELERTRTVLPPVNLPPISRTNPQPLPPRSIPSPVQSPRVPKGKVIIVVDPGHGGQDPGALGIGGIQEKDVILPISSRIAELLQQKGVQAVLTRNSDYFVTLQGRVDMAEKVNADVFVSIHANSAGAGRPDVSGLETYYYDSGLGLAKVVHNSILRSVNVRDRGVRKARFYVLRKSSMPSILVETGYLTGREDAAKLGNRLYQNQMAEAIANGIVEYLRQR, encoded by the coding sequence GTGAAAATGCACTGGTTACTACCTGGTACCTTTGTAACTACTTCATTATGTATGCTGGCTGCGCCTGCGGAAGCAGCAAAGTTACAGTCTTGGCGTTTTGATGCCAATCAAAATAGATTGGAAATCAATACCGAAGGTGCTGTTCAACCTCAGGCGCAGCTAGTTTTTAACCCCACGCGCTTGGTTATCGATTTGCCAGGAATAGAATTTGGGCGTCCGCAGTTAACTCAGTCAGTGGGTGGTGCTGTTCGCTCTGTTCGGATCGGTCAATTTGATAAAGCAATAACTCGTGTTGTTGTCGAATTGAGTCCGGGTTATACTCTCGATCCAAAGCAAGTGAAATTTGAGGGAAAAACTGCCAGTCGCTGGATAGTACAATTACCAACGCCGCAAACTGAGCAAATAGGAACCTCAAACGAAAGCGAGGAAGTTAAAATCGCAGCTTCAAGAAATGTTTCACCTCCTAGAAACGCTTCATCTGTGAATAACGTTTATAGCGTTGTCACGGTAGACGCGCAAGAAAACAAACCAGAGTTTTCAAAGCAGGTTGTGACTATCCCTGAAGCTACAACTCAAATTCAGAGCTTGCAAGTTACAGGGGATGGTTTATTTGTCCGTACAAATGGAGAAATACCCAAATTTCAAATTATTCGCAGTCGCGATCGCTCTACTATTTTTGTTGATATCCCCAGCGCTACCCTCGCGTCAAATTTTTCACAGCAGGATTCCAAAGCTAACCAGTATGGGATAAACCGCATTGAATTTAACCAACTGCGAACAACCAGACCAACTGTGAGATTGACCTTACGAGTCGATCGAGATAGCCCGGACTGGCGGGTCACTACTAATAATGTTGGTAGTAGTAGTGGTTTGGTACTGTTACCCAATCGTTTTGCGACTAACTCCTCGAGAGAAAATAATTCAAGTAACTTAACTTCTCCAAGAGAGAGTCAATCCATCCCTTTGCCAGCGCTATCAAGCAACGACTCCATTGCGACAATTCAGTCGGTAGATGTTGTTGGTACGCAACTGCTAATTAGAGGCGATCGGACTTTATCATCCGCCAGCACGGGTTGGGATAGGTCATCTGGTTTCTACCGAATTACTATTCCCAATGCTAAGTTAGCTCCTTCCGTCAAAGGTCCAAGCTTTAGTGCTAGCAGCCCCATTTTGCGAGTTCGCTTGCAACAGCAAGACCAAAGGACAGTGGTTGTACTCGTTCAACCCGCATCAGGCGTGCAATTTGGACAGATCGATCGCTCCAACGATCGACAGCTATCTCTGGAACTCGAACGCACCCGTACAGTATTGCCTCCCGTAAATTTACCACCTATCTCGCGCACCAACCCACAACCCCTACCACCGAGATCGATTCCCTCTCCCGTTCAAAGTCCTCGCGTCCCCAAAGGAAAAGTTATTATTGTTGTTGACCCCGGACATGGCGGTCAAGATCCAGGAGCATTAGGTATTGGTGGGATTCAAGAGAAGGACGTTATTTTACCCATCAGCTCGAGAATAGCAGAACTGTTGCAGCAAAAAGGCGTACAAGCAGTATTGACCCGAAATTCGGACTACTTTGTAACTCTCCAAGGACGGGTTGACATGGCAGAAAAGGTAAATGCTGATGTGTTTGTTAGTATCCATGCTAACTCAGCAGGAGCCGGTCGTCCAGATGTGAGTGGTTTGGAAACATATTATTACGATAGCGGTTTAGGTCTAGCTAAAGTTGTTCACAACAGTATTCTCCGCAGTGTCAATGTCAGAGACCGAGGAGTCCGGAAAGCAAGATTCTATGTCCTTAGAAAAAGTTCTATGCCTTCGATTCTTGTGGAAACTGGTTATTTAACCGGTCGTGAGGATGCTGCTAAGCTAGGTAATCGGTTGTACCAAAATCAAATGGCAGAGGCGATCGCTAATGGTATTGTTGAGTACCTCAGGCAGAGATAA
- the sds gene encoding solanesyl diphosphate synthase, translated as MTPATSLFSPVEADLLLLADNLKQLVGNGHPILCAAAEHLFGAGGKRIRPAIVLLISRATMLRQDITPRHRRLAEITEMIHTASLVHDDVVDESEMRRNVPTVHSLFGNRIAILAGDFLFAQSSWYLANLDNLEVVKLLSQVIMDLATGEIQQGLSRFDSSITIETYLNKSYYKTASLIANSAKAAGVLSEVSQEVTEHLYHYGRHIGLAFQIVDDILDFTSSADTLGKPASSDLKSGNLTAPVLFALEEQPYLEVLIEREFAQEGDLDQALSLIEDSQGLQRARELAAHHAHSAVEHIADLPPSDCRQALIKMADYVLSRLY; from the coding sequence ATGACCCCAGCCACCTCCCTTTTTTCCCCAGTGGAAGCTGACCTGCTTTTACTAGCAGACAATTTGAAACAGCTAGTTGGAAACGGTCACCCCATCCTTTGTGCAGCCGCCGAACACTTATTTGGAGCTGGGGGAAAGCGTATCAGACCAGCCATTGTTTTACTGATCTCGCGGGCAACCATGCTCCGCCAAGACATTACGCCTCGCCATCGTCGCCTAGCTGAGATTACAGAAATGATTCATACAGCTAGCTTGGTACACGACGATGTGGTTGATGAATCAGAAATGCGACGTAATGTTCCTACAGTTCACAGTTTGTTTGGTAACAGAATTGCTATTTTAGCAGGAGATTTTTTGTTTGCTCAATCTTCTTGGTATCTAGCCAACTTGGACAACCTAGAAGTGGTGAAACTGCTGTCGCAAGTCATTATGGATCTGGCAACTGGTGAAATCCAGCAGGGATTAAGTCGATTTGATAGCAGTATCACTATTGAGACTTATTTGAATAAGAGTTATTACAAAACTGCTTCTTTAATTGCCAATAGTGCTAAAGCTGCAGGGGTTTTGAGCGAAGTTTCTCAAGAAGTTACCGAGCATTTGTATCATTACGGGCGTCACATTGGTTTGGCGTTCCAGATTGTGGATGACATTTTAGATTTCACAAGTTCGGCAGATACTTTGGGCAAACCAGCTTCTTCAGATTTAAAAAGTGGTAATTTAACAGCACCTGTTTTATTTGCGTTAGAAGAACAACCATACTTGGAAGTTTTGATAGAAAGAGAGTTTGCCCAAGAAGGAGATTTAGACCAAGCCCTCTCCTTGATTGAAGATAGTCAGGGTCTACAGCGAGCCAGGGAATTGGCAGCCCATCATGCTCACTCAGCAGTAGAGCACATAGCAGACCTACCTCCCTCTGATTGCCGCCAAGCGTTGATTAAGATGGCTGATTACGTGTTGAGCCGCCTTTATTAG
- the murI gene encoding glutamate racemase, with protein MLSYSHFDNEPQRASIGIFDSGVGGLTVLRQLYKQLPNESIIYFGDTARLPYGIRTPGEIVQYVRDILDWMQQQRVKMVVMACNTSSALALEEVQDEYPFPVLGIILPGAKAAVECGKRIGVIATPATAKSNAYRRAILEVNPQVQVWQVGCPEFVPLIEQNRVQDPYTTDVARLYLEPLIHHQIDTLVYGCTHYPHLAPVLRSLLPSQIQLVDPAVHVVAACARELDVMGLKNTHSPVPTRFAVSGCPQQFAQSCLQWLGYTPTVEAVCWAEGLRVGS; from the coding sequence GTGCTCAGCTATTCTCATTTTGATAACGAACCCCAACGTGCCTCAATTGGCATTTTTGATAGTGGTGTAGGTGGTTTAACGGTACTGCGACAACTCTACAAGCAACTCCCTAATGAATCAATTATTTATTTCGGGGATACGGCTCGACTTCCTTATGGTATTCGCACACCTGGTGAAATCGTACAGTATGTACGTGACATCTTAGATTGGATGCAACAACAACGAGTGAAGATGGTTGTTATGGCATGTAATACTAGCTCTGCTTTAGCTTTAGAGGAAGTTCAGGACGAATATCCTTTTCCCGTTTTAGGAATTATCCTCCCTGGGGCAAAAGCAGCAGTAGAGTGTGGCAAACGTATAGGGGTAATTGCCACTCCGGCAACTGCCAAAAGTAATGCATATCGACGTGCTATCCTAGAAGTAAATCCCCAAGTTCAAGTCTGGCAAGTAGGTTGTCCGGAGTTTGTGCCCCTTATTGAACAAAATCGCGTTCAAGATCCCTACACTACAGATGTGGCACGCTTATACCTCGAACCACTTATACACCATCAGATTGACACCTTAGTCTACGGTTGCACTCACTATCCCCATCTCGCACCAGTCTTGCGATCGCTTCTTCCATCCCAAATACAATTAGTCGATCCTGCCGTACACGTTGTTGCGGCGTGTGCTCGAGAACTCGATGTGATGGGTTTGAAAAATACCCATTCACCAGTACCGACGCGTTTTGCTGTCAGTGGCTGCCCGCAACAGTTCGCTCAGTCCTGCTTGCAATGGCTCGGGTATACCCCAACTGTTGAAGCAGTCTGTTGGGCTGAAGGGTTGCGAGTTGGAAGTTAG
- a CDS encoding EVE domain-containing protein produces MAYWLLKTEPEEYSYSNLEKDGEGVWDGVSNALALKHLRTMNIGDLALIYHTGKERQVVGIAEVVSQPYPDPKLDDAKRVVVQLKAVQKVKQPVTLSQIKQDSHFENFDLLRLPRLSVVPVSEFYWQRLLQLAEIDRLIQSFS; encoded by the coding sequence ATGGCGTACTGGTTGCTGAAAACCGAACCAGAAGAGTACTCCTATAGCAATCTAGAAAAAGATGGCGAAGGAGTTTGGGATGGCGTGAGCAACGCTTTAGCTCTCAAGCATCTACGTACAATGAATATTGGTGACTTGGCATTGATTTACCATACAGGTAAAGAGCGACAGGTTGTGGGTATCGCAGAAGTTGTGAGCCAGCCCTATCCCGATCCGAAGTTAGATGATGCCAAACGAGTGGTTGTGCAGTTAAAAGCAGTGCAAAAAGTCAAGCAGCCAGTGACTTTATCTCAAATAAAACAAGATAGCCACTTTGAAAACTTTGATTTGTTGAGGCTTCCTCGATTATCTGTAGTGCCTGTATCAGAGTTTTACTGGCAACGCCTTCTACAATTAGCAGAGATCGATCGGTTAATTCAGTCCTTTTCTTAA
- a CDS encoding SIMPL domain-containing protein — MNTITFGSRFHSRNLWKTIPIALLLCVSFAQPTLAQEKQRMLRTLTVSGRGTQEIPTTLSQITLGVEVQGKTAQEVQKEAARRSSDVVELLKSRKVEKLQTTGISLNPVYSYNNNVQRLTGYTATNTVSFRLPTERAGTLLDEAVKAGATQISSISFIASDDAIAIARQQALKKATQDAQQQASAVLSALGFQAKEVVSIEVNGAGVPTPPPIPTTELAARAVALKDASTPVVGSEQQVKASVTLQISY; from the coding sequence ATGAATACCATTACGTTTGGTTCTCGATTTCATTCAAGAAACCTCTGGAAAACTATACCCATAGCTTTGCTGTTATGTGTCAGTTTTGCCCAACCCACTTTGGCACAAGAGAAGCAAAGAATGCTGCGAACATTGACTGTTAGCGGTCGCGGTACGCAAGAGATTCCTACAACTCTATCTCAAATCACTTTAGGAGTGGAGGTGCAGGGGAAAACCGCACAGGAAGTTCAAAAAGAAGCAGCTCGCAGATCGTCAGATGTAGTAGAACTCTTGAAAAGCCGAAAAGTCGAGAAATTACAAACCACAGGCATTAGTCTTAACCCAGTGTACAGCTACAACAATAACGTACAGCGTCTAACTGGGTATACAGCTACTAATACTGTCAGTTTTCGTTTGCCGACCGAACGTGCTGGCACTTTATTGGATGAAGCTGTCAAAGCTGGGGCGACACAGATTAGTAGCATTAGTTTTATCGCCAGTGATGACGCGATCGCTATTGCCAGACAACAAGCCCTTAAAAAAGCGACCCAAGATGCACAACAGCAAGCGAGTGCTGTTTTGAGTGCGTTGGGATTTCAAGCCAAAGAAGTTGTTAGTATTGAAGTCAATGGGGCGGGTGTACCAACGCCACCACCAATACCGACAACGGAGCTAGCGGCAAGAGCAGTAGCTTTAAAAGATGCTTCCACTCCTGTAGTTGGCTCTGAGCAACAAGTGAAAGCATCTGTGACATTGCAAATTAGTTATTAA
- the hetZ gene encoding heterocyst differentiation protein HetZ — MNSAATVTIQGVSSIGVEAIYQLLFKELQQSTKASEHNCRDVSTRIAAEVNRICSESKRIQAAGAVENSAIALAKHRLQQCLRYYELGSNRGRVELHSTLSAIIYRYINPPQRQLSYQGRLVVIEDFLQSFYLESLNAFRRENQLSATYRPQTLLELAEYMAFTERYAKRRIPLPGRQQQLIILRAQTFSQQQPPETCVDIEQAAEGSGNEGDGSWEDPAVQQLRSAMATQPEPEPQEDTLRSVVVTELMNYLEEKQQSDCADYFSLRLQDLSAQEIESILGLTPRQRDYLQQRFKYHLIRFALLHRWELVHEWLEADLRTNLGLTPQQWQIYTAKLDDKQRSLLELKQQGIPDEKIAKTLGLSMAQLQKRWFKILEHAWEIRNSLISGSGASTHE; from the coding sequence ATGAATTCAGCCGCAACCGTAACAATTCAGGGAGTAAGTTCTATCGGCGTGGAGGCGATATATCAACTCCTATTTAAGGAGCTTCAGCAATCAACGAAAGCTTCGGAGCACAACTGTCGTGATGTGTCAACACGAATAGCAGCCGAAGTTAACAGAATTTGCAGTGAGAGCAAACGCATCCAAGCCGCCGGCGCTGTGGAAAACTCCGCGATCGCTCTAGCCAAACACAGGCTGCAACAGTGTCTCAGATACTACGAGTTGGGTTCTAATCGAGGTAGGGTAGAATTACACAGCACCCTAAGTGCGATTATTTATCGCTACATAAATCCCCCTCAAAGGCAATTGAGCTATCAAGGAAGGCTCGTTGTCATTGAAGATTTCTTACAGAGTTTTTACTTAGAATCCTTAAACGCTTTCCGACGAGAAAACCAACTGAGTGCTACCTATCGTCCGCAAACTCTGTTGGAATTGGCAGAGTATATGGCATTCACAGAACGCTATGCCAAAAGGAGGATTCCCTTACCAGGACGCCAGCAACAACTTATTATTCTTCGAGCACAAACATTTTCCCAACAACAACCACCAGAAACTTGTGTTGACATAGAACAAGCCGCAGAGGGAAGCGGGAATGAAGGCGATGGTTCTTGGGAAGACCCAGCCGTGCAGCAGTTGCGAAGTGCAATGGCAACACAGCCAGAACCAGAACCCCAAGAAGATACTTTGCGTTCTGTCGTTGTGACAGAATTGATGAACTACCTAGAAGAAAAACAACAATCAGACTGTGCTGATTACTTTTCCCTCCGCCTGCAAGACTTATCAGCACAGGAAATAGAGTCTATCCTAGGGTTAACACCGAGACAGCGGGATTATTTACAACAACGTTTTAAGTACCACTTAATTCGGTTTGCACTGCTGCATCGCTGGGAATTAGTTCATGAATGGCTAGAAGCCGATTTACGCACTAACTTAGGATTGACACCACAACAGTGGCAAATTTATACAGCAAAACTGGACGATAAGCAAAGGTCTCTATTAGAGTTGAAACAACAGGGAATACCTGATGAAAAGATTGCCAAAACTTTAGGGTTATCAATGGCACAAT